The sequence GAGAATCGGCGCGGTCTCGGCTGCGTCACGCTCGGCGAGGTAGTCGTTGACGGTGACGACATGCACGGCGCAGCCCGCGAGGGCGTGGAGGGCCGCAGGCAGGGCGGCGGTGAAGGTCTTGCCCTCCCCCGTCGCCATCTCCACGAACCGCCCGCGGGCAAGATGCAGCCCGGCGAGGAGCTGGGTGTCGTGGAAGCGAAAGCCGGTCTCGCGGCAGAACGCCTCGTCGATCAGGGCGAAGGCGTCGACCAGCAGGCGGCCGGTCAGTTCGCCCTGCCGGAGGGCCGCGCCAACCTCCGCGGCCCGATCGCGCAGGCCCGTGTCATCCAGATCGCTCAGCGAGCCCCGTGCCGCCCGGATCGCCGCCAGCTGACGCCGCCGGGTGAAGCGGTTGTCCCGCGGCAGATCGGCGAGCGCGGTCAGGAACCGCCGCGTCTTCGACGCGGCCTCCGCCCGCTCCGGCGGGGTCAGCGGCAGGGCGCCGCGCGGGGGTGGCAGATGCGCGGTCATCCGGGGCCGAACCTCCGCAAGCCCTCGCGCAGCAGCGGCTGGACGACGCGGGGAAAGAGCGGCTCCCACGGGTGGACGAGCTTCAACTGCACCTGATCGCCGAGCGCGAGGTCGGCGAAATCGCCGTCCGCCTCCAGCCAGAAATGCGGGGCGGTGGCGCGCACGGCGTCCGCGTTGGTCTCGTCCGGTGCCGTCAGGATCGGCCCGCCGGAGCGGTCGGCCAGCCGCGGGTCGATCAGCGCGCGGGAGGCGTTGGGCATGATCTCCACCTCCTCGGCCAGCCGGGGCGCGCCGGGGGCGGCGTCGGTGATGAAGCGCGCCTCGGTGATGCCGCGCTCGATGTTCCGCCCTGCCCCCTCGGGCAGCATGGCGAGCAGGCGGCGGCTCTCCGGCCGGTCCACGAAGGCGACGCGGGAGCCGCGCAGGATAAGCTCGCCCAAGGTCGGCTCCGGCGTGTCCCAGACGAGGATGCCGGCGCGCCCGGCGCGCAGTTCCGCCGCCGCGACCTTGTCCTGGAGGTCGGCACGTGCCGCCTCAAGTGCCGCGATCTCCCGCGAGATGGCCGACGCCAGCGCCCCGTCGCTGCGGCCCTGCGCGATCCGCAGTTCCGCCTCGCGCGCCGCGACCTGCGCGTCGAGGGCCAGCACTTCCGTTTCCAGCCGGTCGGGGGCGAGGCGCAACAACAGGTCGCCGGGGGCCACCCGCGCGCCCTCCTCCGCCACGATTTCCACCAGCCGCCCTTCGGAGCCGGAGAACACCGCCGCCTCCTCCCCGCTTGCGACGACCGCGCGCACGGTGGTGGAGCTCGGCAGCGGAACGAAGAAGATCAGCGCCGCGAGCACGGCGAAGAAGGCGAGAAGGCGGGGCACGATGCTCCTCCGTCTGGTGTTGAAGGCGGGGCTTCTGAGGTTGCGCCACGCCGCTTGCGCATTGGGCCAGACAAGGCCCGCGCCGACGATCCAGATGGCGAGGACCTGGCCCACGTAAGGCACCTTGTCCGTCACGATCAGCGCGATGGAAAAGGTGACGAAGACCCGGTAGCAGAAGGCGGCGGCGGCGTAGCTCGCCATCCAGGCGCGGGAGGATGGCCCGGCGGTTTCAGTCTCCGGCTCCGGCGGGTAGCCGAAGAGCCGCTTGAACCAGCGTCCGATCAGCGCCTGTCCCCGGTTGCCCAGGTTCGGCGTCTGCGTGAGGTCGGCGAGCGCATAATAGCCGTCGAAGCGCAGCAGCGGGTTGCCGTTGAAGAACAGTGTCGAGATCGTGCAGATGACGATGACGTTGAAGAGGATCGCGCGCAGCAGACCCGGATCGGTCTCCGCCCACATCAGGATCGCGAGCGCGCCTATGCCGAGCTCCGCAAGGATCCCCGCGACCGCCACCAGCGCCCGGCTGCCATGGGCGCGAAAGTAGTTGGCGGCGGATGCATCGACATAGGGCATCGGCACGAAGATCAGGAACATGATCCCCGTCTCCGTCACCTGCCCGCCGAAGCGGCGCACGGCGAGCGCGTGGGCGAGCTCATGCAGCAGCTTCACCACCGGGTAAACGCAGACGAGGATCACGAGGTTGTTCGGCGCCAGCGCCCGGTCCGCGAGGTTGCCGGTCAGCGCCTCCCAGTTCCGGATCAGCTCGACGCCTGCCATCCCCATCAAAAGGAGCAGCACCGCAAGCCCCGCCCAGGAGAACACGAAGCGCGCGAACCGACCCGCGGCCTCGCCGTCGAGCCACGGCGCGGGGTTGTAGAGCGGGATCTTCTGGCTGACCGGGGATTTCAGGAGGGCGCGCCACACCGCGCTCTCCTTCTTCGCCTGGGATTTGGCAAGCGCCTCGGCCTTCGGCACGCCCTCCACCGCCACGATGCCGCTGTCGTAGAGGCGGCTCATCAGCTCGATGAATTCGTCCTGCGGCGGCAGGTCGGGATCGTTGGCGCGGGCGAGCCCGGTCCAGATCTCGTCCAGCGTCTCGCGCCCGTTGAAGCGCTGAACGATGGCCCAGCCCGCCTCGGCCAGCCGGTGGGTCTTGCCCGATGCGCGGTCGAGCAGGACGTACCAGCGGGTGCCGAGGTATTCGTGCAGCGCCACCTCGATCTGCGCGCGCAGGCGCGGGCGCAGGTCGGCGACGCGGTACCAGTCCTGGCTCAGAAGCTGCGCGCGGGCCATCGGCTCACGGCCACCAGGACCACAGGAACAGCGTCACCGTCTCCCATGCCGGGAGCAGCCAGATGCGCCAGAGCGGCTCACGGCCGAGGTCGAGCCGGGCAGAGCCGCGCATGCCGTTCTCCAGCCGCAGCTCCGTCTCCCCGATCTCGGCATAGCCCACGAAGCGCAGGTCGCCGTCGATGCTCTCGGCCGCCGGTTTCACGCGGGTGACGGCGATCGGCAGCGGCACCTCGGGTGCTACGTTGAGGCGGAGGGTGCCGGTAAGACCCGCATCGAACACGTCGCCGTCGCGGTTGGCGACATCGACGCGGACCTCGACGTTCTCGCGCGGGGCGATCTCGATCAGGACCTCGCCGCGCTCCACCTGTCCGCCGACGCGCTGGCGCAGGTCACCTTCGAGCACGAGGCCATCGGTGCCCGCGCGGATGATGGTCTGCTCCAGCTCCCGCTCCACGAGCGCGCGCCGCGCCTCGACCTCCGCCGCCTGGGCGCGGGCCACCGCGACGGTGCCGCGGTCGCCCTGCCGCTGGGCGATCGCCTCCTCCGCGCGGTAGCGGGCGAGCTGGGCGTCGAGCTCCAGCGCGCGCAGCCGCAGGTCGGCATCGTCGAGCACCGCAATCACGTCGGCGGCGGCCACCCGGTCACCGGGGATCACGCGGACCTCGGACAGAAAGCCGTCGGCGGGGGCGGAGACGACGCGCAGGCCCGCATCGTCGATCACCGTATCTGCGCGCAGGCGGTGCTGCCCCTCGCCGAAGATCATCAGGGCCGCGAGAGCCACCAGCGCCACCATGATCCCCTTCAGCACCAGATGCCCGCGCCCGAACACGGCGCCGAGCGCGCTGCCGAGGGAGCCGAGCGCCACCTGCAGGATGTTGCGGCTCGCCTTGCGCCGCAGGTCGAGCACCGGGGCGGCGAGGACCCAGAGGCTCGCCCAATCCTCCAGCAAGCCCTCCGGCACCGCCTCCGGCCACTCGATGACCAGCGCGCCGCGGACCCGGCCCTTGCGATTCATCAGCGGGATGGCGGCGGCGGCCTTGTCCTCGTGCAGCCGCGCGAGGGAGCGAAGCGGCCCGCCCGCGTCGCCCTCCCCGTGAAAGATCGCCTCGCGCCGCGCCATCGCCTCCGCCGCCGCCTGTTCGGTCAGGTCGTTGAGCGTCGTGCGCCGGTCGAAGGTCGTGGTGCCGGACACGGCGCGCAGCCGCACCCGTCCGAAGCGGCGCGTGACATAGGCGCAGCGGGACGCACCCGTCCGGTCCGCGACGATGGAACAGAGAAGCTGCTGCATCTCCAGCACCTTGTCCGCATCCAGCAGCTCGGCGAAGAGCTCGAAGCTCGCATCCAGCCGGGCGCTGCGCGCCGTCGCCCGCTCCGCCCCCGCCTTCGCCGCTTCCCAGAACAGCCACCCGGCGGAGAGCTGGACCTGCTGGAGCACCAGCGCCGTCTGCCGCGCGGGCAGCTCACCAAGACCCACCAGCGCGGTCTGCCCGGCACCCACCGGATAGGCGATGACCTCGGCCACGCCGTCGATCTCCGCCGCCAGCGGCTGCAACAGGCCCTCGCCCCGCTGAGCCGCGGCGGCGAGCGCCTGCGCGTATTTCGTGAGATCCATATTGGTGGGGCTGGCGGCGAGCGGTTCGATGCGCTCGCCCGCAATCTCCACCACCGCGACTTCGACCACGCCCTTCAGGCGCGAGCGGACGAGATCGCACCAGCCCAACAGGCCGGGCGCGGTCAGCGGCGTTGCCTGCGCCGCACGACCGGGATCAGGTTGTTCCCCCTGGATCATGCCCCCAACGGCGGGCCTTAGCCCTCGCCGCCCTCCTGCGATCCGGCGTCGATCTTGCCGTGGCGCGCCTCGTACTGCGCGACCGCGTTGACCAGCATCGCGGCGAGGCGCTTGGCGGTGAAGGGCGACAGCATCACGCGGTCGTTCAGGTCGACCTCGTATTCCTCGCCCTTGCCGTGCCAGCTTCGCCCGATGCCGAAGAGGACCGAGATCTCCTCCCGCGTGCTCGCCACATTCGCGACATTGGCGTAGCTGGTGCGCATCTTCTCGTCGCGGAAGATCACGCTCTTGCCCTGCCCTGCCTGCTGCTCTGCCATGGTTGCCTGTCCTTTATCCCTTGGTTTGCGGGGACTGTACCGGCGCCCCCGAACGGGGTCCACCGGCGGTGCGCCGCAGATCGAAACCGGCGCCGGACCAGTTGCGCAAACGCTGCTCCAGGCTGCCCGCGCGGGCCTTGCGGCGCCGCAGCGCCGGGGCCGTGAGGGCGAGGAGCGCCGCTGCGGCCTCCGCCTCGGCGGTCTCGTCGTCGCCGAGGTCGATGAGGGCGAGCAGATCGTCCTCCGCCCCCTCCGACGTGGCGGCCGCGACGCCCTCCTGCAGCTCCGGCGGCAGGCCGGGATCGCCGGCCTCCAGCGGATCGGCCTCGGGCAGCGTGACCTCGCCCTGTGCCGGGAAGATATCGAGATCCTCCGCACCCACGCCGAGATAGCCGCGCAGCGCCGACCGGCCGGTCTTGACCGCGCCGTCGATCTGCATGCCCTGCCCGCCGATGGGGCGCATCAGGTCGGTGCCGGGGCTCTGCAGGTCGTTGAGCATGCCCGCAAAGCTCGACATGAACCGGTCGAAGGCCTGCATCTTGACCTTCGCATTGGCCCGTGCCTCGGAGGCGGAGATCCCCGCCCCATCGACGGCGCCGAGCTGCGGCGCGAGGTTGTCGAAGATCGAGCGCGCCGTGTTGGTCTCCACCGCCCGGTTATCGAGGATCCCGCCCGAAACGCCGAGGTTGAAGTAGGCGGAGATGTTGTCGAGGCCCGCGCCCGGCGTGAACTCCAAGGCGCCGAAGGTCTCGAACACCACGTCGCGGCCCGCGGCCACGTCGAAGCTGTTGAGGCCCGCACCGCCGAACACGAAGTCCGCATCGAAGTTCGAGGTCAGCAGATCATCGCCGCCGAAGTCCTGCAGCTCCGCCGTGGTCTCGACCTTCAGCTCCAGCCCGTTGCGGAACGTCATGGTCGCGAAGTCGCCGATCACGAAGTCGCGGTCCGAGCCGCCCTCGACCGTGTCGCCGCCGGCGCCACCGAAGAGGATGTCCTCGCCCGCGCCGCCGCGCAGCGTATCCGCGCCCTCGACCGTCGGAAGGAGCGGCGTCAGGAGCTGCGGCGTCAGGAACGAGCCGAGCTCCGGCGCGAACTCCGCCACGCCGCCATCGCCGAACAGGATGTCCCGCTCGCCCGCCGTGGTAATCTGGTCATCGCCGTCGCCGCCCATCACGACCGTGCGGCCGCTGCCGATGGAGATGACGTCATCGCCACCGCCGGTGGTTGTCAGCGCCGTCACCGTGTCGAGGAATTGCTGATCCGTCAGCTCGATCGTGCCGTGATCGGCCAGGATCGCCGCATCGCCGGAGCCGAGCGTCAGCCTGTCGCCACCCGTCCCCATGATGCCGAGATGCTGGCCGGAGCCCGAGGTCCAGCGATCGTCGCCGCCGCGGGTGAAGGCCGGATCGTCGATATCCGCCTCCAGCTCCACGATGGCGAAGGTCGTGGTGTCCGCGGTGATCACACCGTAATCGCCCAGCACCGCGGCATCGCCGTCGCCTTGTGTGAGGGTGTCGGCACCGGTGCCGAGGATCGCCCGCAGCGTGCCGTCACCGATGGTGATGACGTCATCGCCCTCCGGCGTCGTTGCGCGATCGAGGCTCGTGAGCGTCAGCAGGTTGCCGGTGGCCGGATCGAGGTCGATCTCCGCGAGGTCGCCCGCGATGTGGGCCAGCGTCAGGTCGCCGCCGGTCAGGCTGTCGTCCCCGATGCCGAGGATCACTGCGGCCAGCGTCGCATCGCCGATGGTGACGCTGTCATTGCCGCCATCCGCGGTGTCGTCGATCAGGTGATCGAGCAGGCCGCCGGTGGTGAAGGTCAGCGTCCCGTGATCGGCGAGCAGTGCCACGTCGCCATCGCCGAGCATCGCGGTATCGCCGAGCGCACCGAGGATGCCCAAGTGACGTCCGTCACCGGCGGTCCAGCGATCCGCCCCGGCCACGGGGCGTGCGGCGTTGGTGGCCAGCGCCTCGATCTCCACGATCTCGAAGGTGGTGGCGTCGGCGGTGATGATACCGTGGTCGCCGATTACGGATGCGTCGCCATCTCCTTGCGTCAGCGTATCGCCGCCCGCGCCGAGGATCGCGCGCAACACACCGTCGCCCAGCGTGATCACATCGGCACCCGCGGTGGTCGCCGTGTCGAGGCTGGTCAGCGTCAGCAGATCGCCGCCCGCCGCATCCACGTCAATCCGCGCCAGATCGCCCGCCACATGGGCTAGCGTGAGGTCGCCACCGGTCAGGCTATCGTCGCCTGCGCCGAGGATGATCATCGCCAGCGCGCCGTCGCCCAGCGTGACGGTGTCGGCCCCGTGCAGGGACTGTAGCGTCGACGTCGTCTCGATCTC is a genomic window of Pontivivens ytuae containing:
- a CDS encoding efflux RND transporter periplasmic adaptor subunit, with translation MIQGEQPDPGRAAQATPLTAPGLLGWCDLVRSRLKGVVEVAVVEIAGERIEPLAASPTNMDLTKYAQALAAAAQRGEGLLQPLAAEIDGVAEVIAYPVGAGQTALVGLGELPARQTALVLQQVQLSAGWLFWEAAKAGAERATARSARLDASFELFAELLDADKVLEMQQLLCSIVADRTGASRCAYVTRRFGRVRLRAVSGTTTFDRRTTLNDLTEQAAAEAMARREAIFHGEGDAGGPLRSLARLHEDKAAAAIPLMNRKGRVRGALVIEWPEAVPEGLLEDWASLWVLAAPVLDLRRKASRNILQVALGSLGSALGAVFGRGHLVLKGIMVALVALAALMIFGEGQHRLRADTVIDDAGLRVVSAPADGFLSEVRVIPGDRVAAADVIAVLDDADLRLRALELDAQLARYRAEEAIAQRQGDRGTVAVARAQAAEVEARRALVERELEQTIIRAGTDGLVLEGDLRQRVGGQVERGEVLIEIAPRENVEVRVDVANRDGDVFDAGLTGTLRLNVAPEVPLPIAVTRVKPAAESIDGDLRFVGYAEIGETELRLENGMRGSARLDLGREPLWRIWLLPAWETVTLFLWSWWP
- a CDS encoding DUF3467 domain-containing protein produces the protein MAEQQAGQGKSVIFRDEKMRTSYANVANVASTREEISVLFGIGRSWHGKGEEYEVDLNDRVMLSPFTAKRLAAMLVNAVAQYEARHGKIDAGSQEGGEG